The Klebsiella aerogenes KCTC 2190 region CCCAGGACTCAGGCAGAGAATCATCGCCATCATCATCACTCAGCCCGGTGAACGAAACTGACGATCCTGAAACGGTCATGCTGTCGGCGGTAATATCGGATGAATCCGGCGCCGTCTGCGCCATATCAAGTCCGCTGCCGCTGGACGTTCCGCCCACCTCGGTAGAATTGAACCAGTTTTCACTGCGGCGATCACCTGAAACATTTGCTCCCGGCGGATACAGTGTCCAGGAGAATGAATCACCCAGGGCGGAAATAGGCGTCGAACCAATCCTGATATCGCCGTTGGCAAATGCCACATTTCCACGACTCACGCAGACCAACATCTCTATTGTCATTCTGGTTGGGTCATCAGGGTTAAAACGACTGACCGGCTGAACAACATAATCCGGATAAACCCGCGCACGCCCGAATAATTCCCGAATAGGATCGCCCAATTTGGCCGTATTAGATTTTGCCGGATTTAAATCCAAGGATTTCCCTGTTGATGAACCATATCCTCCTGAGTCGAGGTTATTCATCATGTAGATAGAATATGCCGCAGCTGCTACCGCTACGACTAGAGCCGCTATAGCAAAGCCTGCTGCGTAAGGAACGGGGTAAATCTTTACGTCAGTATCTGGTACCAGTTCGCACCGCGGCCATTCCTCTGATTCGACGGGCACGCCATCAATTTCAACGCTTATTGGCTGCGGCATTCCGGGATCATAATTTTCGACATTCCTCTGCATCCACTCATGCAGAGTCGTCCGTGCGTGCTGATGGGTTTCCAGTGGTCCGCCAGGTAACCGGGAGGGATAAATACAGATCGTCATCGCCAGAATTCCACCTTGATAAATCGCCGTTTAAATTTCCAGACCGGCATAAAAGAAACGTTCGAGCCGGGGTTACATTCCGCTACCTGCAGCAACCCGTTCAGCTCAACAACAATCCCCACATGGGTGACCATTGTTCCCGAATAACACGCCACGCCAGCGCCGACGCAGGGCTCACAACGCTCAAGCTGCAACATCATTTTTCTGGCTTCTTTATCAAGGCCGCCGCCGTCTTTGGTCACACCTGTAAAGTCAGGCCATTCAGGTAGCCCAAGATCTCGGCGTATCTCATTCACGATGCCAAAACAGTCGAGTTTGGGAAAAGAGCGACCGCCCTTCAGCCAGGTGACCGAAAGGTATTTATCAGGTTCAAACATGGGGAAACCTCAACTCATGTAACGCAGGCCGGGATACTCATTAAGGGTGTAACGGAATCTCGGCCAGGCGGTATCGAGAACGTTCATATAGCCCGCGGTAATTTGCGCCTGCAGCGCCGTCCAGGAGCCCGATTTGATAGCTAGCGTATACGGCATAGAAGCCGGGGCATTCAAATCTGTAGAGACATATTGCCTGTAAGTCAGAGAGGCGTTTGTCAGGCTGGCCAGCGCATCACGAATAGCCGTACTCACCTCTCCGTTTATGTTGCTGATAGCGAACTGCAAATCCTGTGTACCGTCGCTGTTTCTGGCCGGGATGGCGATATCGATAGCTGCGGCTGAAAAGGTTATAACAGAGCCATTTTCGGTCGTCGCTGTAATATCGTCGTAGCCTTGGCAGAAATAATGCACCGTCGAACCGATATTGATTTGCAGCGTTTCAATGATGACTTCCGATCCGCTGCTGGCATAAAGCCGGTTAAGCACCGTCATGCTTTGGCCACTCCCTGTTTAATGCGATATCAAGCAGTGAACTACCTGCTATCCACCCGGGGTAGTTACCCCACGGCGGAGGCAATAGTGGACGCTCCCATAACTCCAGCGTCGCCGAATACCGCCAGTAGATGGGAGCCACCAGCACTGGCCCCTGGTAGATATCCGTAAAACGACATTTGTAGAATTTTATGCCTGCGGGGGTTTGCAACTTCATCATGAACCAGGCCGCACCATCAGAGAGCGCATCGCGGTACCACGATTCAAACGTTAGCCCCTGAACATCGCTCTCCATAAACCAGGATACAGTCGCTTCCGTGGGAGTCGAGGTATACGCCCTGCGTTGTCTCGCCCGGCCTGTGGTGAGTTGAGTTCGTTTCAAAGGGCTGACTGGCTGGAATCCATAGCCTTCTTGTAAAGGCATAGGGAGATAGTCATGCGGATAAAATATTTCAGCCATTACCCTGTTCTCCGTCCAGTGTTATACCCCCCAGTTAATGCCTTGTGCACTTGGCCAACCCCTTTTGCCAGATCGTTAGCAACCTGCTGGTAACCTTGTTTTGCTCCTTCACGAGTAGCCTGCTGTACAAGCAGCACAGTCGCGTCAGAAGGATTTCCATTGATGGTTATTGGAGGAACCGTGACTGTGGGGCGGATGATGGTCGTTTGCTGGCTGTTGCTAACGTTCTGAACGCCAGTCCCAAACCCCGAACGCCCCAATGTGGCATCAAGTGGCTTGCCGTTCCGTAACGCCTCAAGTTGTGACACGCCGATTCGATTTGTAGACTCCTGGTCGAAAACGTACTCCCCTTTATGAACAATACCCGCTGGCTGATACTTTCCGCCTGAGCCAGTATATCCACCAGAAGCAAAGCCGACGGCGGCAGCACTGGAGATGCTGGACGTTATTGTAGCCATGAGGCCTGCAACAGTAGCCATTGCTGCTAAGTTGTATGGGAATGGCTGGCTTGAAAGCGCCTGCGCCATTGCCATTGGCAATTGAACAGCCGCCTGAGCAAGCGCAAAAGCTTTTTGCGTAACAAATGCCGCTTTATACATTACAGATTGCTCGCCGAACATCGCCCCCATCGAATCGGTGATACTGGAGAAAGAATTTTGCGCTGATTGCATCTGTGCGGCATAAACTGCGGTGCTTAGTGCTTGCTGGTTCTGCTGTCCTTGCTGTTGGAGAGCCAGCAATTGCTGCTGCTTCTGCTGCTCATTCAGTAAAGTACTTTGTGTGATCGCCTGCTGCTGCTGGTTCAGCCAGGAAGCATAATCAGTCTGGGCTTGCTTCAGCTTTTCGATAACCTCAAGCTGCGGATCTATTTGCAGCCCTATCATGTTCAATCCCTGCCCTGACAGGTCACTATTGGTTGCTCCAGACGTCAGCGTACCACCGGCCTTGTTCACACCTGATATAACGGAATCAGGCAGCACTGATTTACCAATCAGGTCGCTCGCCTGCTTCCCTGCAGCCTCCGGCGTCAGTTTCTTCAGCTCAACCATCTTCTGAAGAATTTCGAGGCGTTTTTGCAACGTCTCATTTTGGCGCAATTCCTTTGGTGCAATTTGCTCCTGCATTTTCCGGTAGTCATCCAGCGTTTTAACTGAACTCTGCAAAGCCTCCTGCTGCTTATAGGCCTGCAATATTTCGTCAGAACGGGAAAGAATCGACTTCTGGTCGGCGGTTAGTTGCGTTTTAGATTTGAGGTCAGCGATCTGCTGTTCGAACTTAACCCGTGCCTGCGTAGCGCTATTAAGTTTATCGCTGGCATCCAACTGGGACTGCATCGCGGCAGTCTGCTGGTGTATCTGGTCAAGAAGCCGAGTTGCTGCGTCCTCTGCGTAGGCTTTTCCTTGAGGCGTCTTCGCGATCTTTGGTGCTTTTGGATCTTTATACATCTCGTTAATACGAGAAACATTTTTAGCGTACTGGTCTGCCGTGATAGCGCCAGCCTTCAAGAACTCACTCTGCTGCTTAATAGCTTTATTTCGCTTATCAGCATTGCTCAAGTATTGAAGGTTAACTCGATCCGCTTCCTGCTGAGTTTTAATGCGCTTTTGTTCTGCTTTGTCATGATCTGACAAAATATCATTTAGCGTATCTTCCGCTGTAATTTGCGATTGAATAGCATCCCGTTGTTTGAGCATCTCCGGAAGGTTACTAAACCGAGCATTTAACCCGTTCCAAAAACCTCCTTCCGCCTGACCTTTCTGCGCCTCGGCAATGTTTTCATTTAAGGTACTTAACTTGTCTTGTAGGGTCTGCTCGCGCCCAATGTTGAGCATCGCATCCCATGCACCTTTAGCTGCTTTCCCCAACGAGTCCCAGGCGCTTTCAAGAAGGCCTAGATTATGATGAATATCATTTGCACGCTGCTGCATGGTATTGGCGTACGCATCGGTCGCTACGCGTGCCGCCTCTTGCTGATTCCCTTCATCCTGCAAGGCCTTAATCTGGTTGTAGGTTGCCAGAGTTAAAAAATGGTATTGGTCGTTTAGTTTAGTAATGGCCGCAACCGGATCAGCTGCAATATCGTTGAAGTCACTCACAAATTTTTCAGTGGCTATTCCTGTCGCGTCACTGATTTTTATGACTGCAGTTGTTACACGCTCCAGTGAATCGCCTGCGACTTTTCCAGATGAAACTAAATGATTTAACGTTGAAGCGGCTTTCCCGGTGGTTGAATCAGCAACAGCTCCTGCACGAGCAGCCATATCAGCAAGTTGACCGGATGTTTTCCCTACCTGATTACCAGTTAATACGAGGGATTTATAAAATTCGTCCTGCTCTTGAGCGCCTTTATAGTAAGCAAGACCAAGAACACCAACAGCTGCGGCAGTAATCGTAAAAGGGTTAACCAACCCCATAACATAGGTACCAACTCCCTTAATAGCTGGCCCAATACCGCCAAACATATCTTTTAACTGCCCACCCTGCTGCATAAGCACCATAAAAGGGGATTGGCCTGTAGAAAGTCCGACTACGATATCCGTCATCTGAGCGGGAATCATGCGCATTGCAAAAGCTGTCTGGGCAGCAGACTGCCCAGTTTTTTTCAAGTCGTCACAAAAGCCGGTTAATTTGTTACGAGTCTCTTCAATTCGCTTTGAATAAAGCTCAAATGTATCTGTATCTACCATCCCTTTCGATTTGAACTTCGCCAAATCCTGTTGTTGTTTGTCCAACTTATTCAGGGCAGCATTCACCGGGTCAATACGATCGAGAAGTTCAGATAGAGCCTGCTTTTCTTCGTCCGTAGCCTTTGTCACCTTGCCAGCGCTCGAAGCAGCACGGTCTCCAGCCTGAGTCATTTTTACCAGTGCAGTTGCGAGATTATCGGCCTGTTTCTCTGCTCCAGAGCTATCAATAACAATGGCAAGGCGGGAGGTTTGTTCTGTCATTTAGCGATCTCCGGGCAATAAAAAACCCCGCCGGGGCGAGGTTAGATTTTTAATAAACAATTACTGTCGATATATGATAATTGTTGCGATTATTGAAACAGAGACAATGGTAGCCAGAATTAACCTGAGACTTTGCTATCTGAACACTTAACTGTTTTAAGAGATTCAAGCTGCTGAAGACGTGCCTGCGCCTTTTTACGCGCTTCACTTTTGGCCATACCATTACCGATACCGAAATCTCCCAAAGCTCCCAATACGGTACGCCCATCAAACTGACCTGTAGTTTCGATTTCGTTCTGAATACTGTGAGTTTTAGCTATCTCCTGCTTAATTGCTGCGCAATCTAACGCAGCAGACTCTTCGCTCGTAACGGATGGAGCTTGCGGATACTGCTTAGTAGCGCATCCAGAAATAATAAACATCCCAGCTATTACCATCATTAGTTTCTTCATTTTATGCTTCCTATGATTACAATCGGAAACATCCTAACACATGGATATGAGCAGACAATGATATGACTACTTCACTTTTTCTTGTCTTTTCTGCTCTTCGGCCCACTCATCACGCCACGCATCGTCGAGCGCCAGGATTGCGGCGTCAAACTCGGTGCGGTCAATCAGGATCGTGCGCGATGCCAGATATAGCTCAATATCATTCAGGGATAATGGGAGCGGTACTCCGGCCATGCCAGCATATTTCCTGCTGCGCGATATCATGGCATAGGCATTGAGGATCTCCCCTGTTACTGCATCAATTTCTGGCTCAGGAATCGGCGGAAGGTTCAATTGCTCCCGACGCCATTTAGCCTTATCTCCCCTTTCGCCCCCGAACTCCTTTAGCCACGCCTGCGCCTCTAGGGCTTTTTTACGGTTTCCTGAGTCTGCTGCTCCTTACCCTGAGCTATGTTCGCAGCCTCTGCCAGAATCAGCCAATACAACGCGGGGTTCTGCTTCAGTAACGCGACGCCAAGTTCTGGCGTATACGCTACAGCCTTCTCAATACCATCCACCAGCTCACCTACTCCCTCCCAGTCTTTCAAAAGGAAGCGCGCGCAGTTATCGATGAGCAGGTCATCAATTGAGTCAATGTCACCCACGCTGGCGAGATCGAAAGCGTCGGTACCGACCTGATAGCTCGCGTCCATTTTGTCGATATGGCGCCGCACCAGCGCATTACGTGAGCGGTACTGTGGATTCTCGCTGCTGGCCACCAGCAGGCGGAGTTTAAACAGTGCTTCTTCTTCCGGTGTGTATTTCTTTTTACGGCCATCAGGCTTTTTAAAAGGGAAAAACCAACGCTCGCCACTCAGATCAAGTTGAGAAGAAATAATCAGCATACAGACTCCATAAAAAGCCCGAACCGCGATGTTCTGCGGAACGGGTCAGGGAAATTAAGGTGCGGTCACAGTGATTTCAGACGTTGCTGTAAAGGTGCGAGCCTTCCCGGTGATCGTGGCGTTCCCGGCTGCATTGCGGGTCACTTTCGCCGTTTTTTGCCCGGTAGAAACTACGCTGGCAATCGCAGGATCAGATGACGTCCACTGGACGATATCTGTTGAATCAGCAGGCGTAAGCGTGGCGGTTAATGTCACCGTAGAGCCGACAGCGCCATTTGAAGTGGCTGGCGCAACACTGATTGCTGTCGCCGGTACTTTTGGCGCGCGGGTAAGGGATGGCGGCGTATTGGCGGCGGTGATATCGAGCTGAACCTGTACGATGTCAGTATTCCCGGCGTCCGGCCAGTCGCCAGAAATCTGCACTTCAGGGAAGCTGAAGGTATAAGCGCCTTCGGCGTTCTCCAGCGTGAAGGTAAACGGCACCGTTTCGCCGGTGAAGGTTTTTTTATAAATCTCCCAGGCCGCCTTGGACCATGACAGCGTGATCTGGCCTGACGGTGTAAAGGTCGTCGGAATGTTTGCGCCAGCAAATGCTGAGCCGGTACCGATACAACGCTGAGTCTGCATGTTGTTATCAAACTGGATATTAAACGTATCCACACAGAAGCCGGCACCACCCGCCACCCCGTTCAGACTCAGGCCTGTCACTTCCTTAAACGAATAGCGCAGCGCGCCAGCACCATCCACCGGGTTAGTGAAATAGCTGGTATCGTCGGCTTTGGTTTCCCAGTCTAGCCCGGCGAAGGTAATGGTCGCAGTGATGTCGCCATCATTCGGGATTTCAATCTGGAAAGTGGCAACCTGGCAACCGCGGGCAATCTGCGCGATCCCTACATCATCAGCGTATGAAGAAACTGAAAAAGTAATGCGGTTGTTGCCCATCGTCAGCACATTATCGAGCCAATCCGCTCCGAAACAGCTCGCCAGAAAATCATCATGCTGATTCCAGCGAAATTTGGTGCCGACATCACCGCCGACATCAATCGTGCCACGGGAAACGCCCTGCGCCATACGGTCACCGCCGATTTCATCGTTATCGTTGGTGTTCTGCGTTGGCATCAGCCCGAACGACGAACGGCGTAACAGGTTCCAGACACCAGCAGAGGGTGTCTCTCCCGGTGTGGTTTCGCGAATAAACGCGGTTACTACTTTTGCGCCTGAACTCACAGGAGCCTCCTGTTGATTGTGCGCTACAGAGCGCGATAAGGGATTTGAAGATTGAGCTGTGACCAGCCATCGGTTTCACCTGCCGGGATGGCAGATACGGCGAAATAACTCAGCGCTCCGTCGTCCTGAAACTCGAAGAGTTGCGTTAATTTGTCGGCAGCCTGAGTCAGCTGCAGTGTGCCTGAACCAACAGGGACGAAAAGCTGGATGATGAGAACCCCTGTTCGGTGGACAGTCGGCCCCGCTCCAATTTCGTTAGCACCTGCTTGTCCGGGGATGTCAGTAAGACGCGCCCAGATTTTTCGACCGCTGGGATCGAATACAGGACCGTTTGGGTAGTCCACCGCATCTTGGGCAATAGCGGTCTGCGTCGTCATTCGTCTGATGACAACGTTTCTTATTTCTGTGAGGGTCATTTGTAGGCCTGAATCACACCATTAAATGAGACGGCATAGACGCCTGTCGGCGCTTGCGTAGAGTGGCCATTCTCCAGAGGTACGGAGTAAGGGAGGTTTGACTGAATGTAAATCACCGAGTAGGCCGGCGCCTGATTGATGATATTTTTCCCGTTGAGGAATGTCATCGTTCCCCGCGGGTCAGGCTCTGATGGTATTGAATGATCTGGTTCTCCAATACTGACAAAGTGTGACGCCCGGAAAGTTCCTGCGCGATACTCAGCCGGACGCCGGATATCCATGCCATCGTTAACACGGACTTTCTTTCTGAGACGGCCTGTCTTTGTCAGGTTGGCAGGATCGGCATAAAGAGATTCGTTCCATTCACCTACCGCTTTGTTGTACTGCACCGCAGTGGCGTTGATGGCCCACAGTTCCGGGTTACCTACAGGCGATCGCTGAACGATTTCATTCAGCAGCTGAATGGCGATAGTTCTCTGCCGTAACCTCACATCGTCTTCCACCAAGCCGGCGAATGCCGCCGGGTCAATGTTCCAGCCCTTAGCCATATCACGCCCTGCGCAGTTGAATGGAGTACGCAGCGCCAGCAGAGTCGGCAGAAGCGGTGATGACCTCGTAGCGCTGGAGTACGCCAGTAATCGGGTCAGGTGCCGTGATGATGTGCTCAACCGCAGGCTTGTCGGTTACCTCATTAACGAGGGCAGTGAGTTTCACATCACCATGAAGGATGTTAACGCCATCGATGCGGCGGAGTTTATAGCGCGCCAGCACTCCGCGTCCTGAGTAAGTCACCTGCGTTTCAGTGCCGGTTTCCGTAACCGGGTCCCAGTCACTTCGAACGGTGTATGTTCCAGTGAAATCCTTAACAGCATCCTGCAGGTCGGTATTAAATGCCGCGGCAACTTCAGTCTGCAACTCGTCACGAATCCCCATATCACCCCCTTACCAGCCGCACCTGAGACTGACTAACGCCATATGGCTTCAGCATTGCAAGCGCCAGCTGCAGATCAGAACCAAGCAATGCCGAGCTGTTGGTAGCGAGTTCTGCGAAGGTCTTCGAAACGCTGACATCGTCGGCATCCACCGTCTTGCTGAGGAGCACGCCAGAATCAGTTTTCTGCTGATACAGCCCACCATTTGCCGCCGCCAGCGCCGCATAGGCGCCAGCCTGTTTTACATCGTCAGGAATGATGGTTTCTTGAGTTGCCTTATCACACGGCATTTTCAGGTTAAGTCCATTCATCCAGGTATTAGCCATCAGCACAGATTTGGCTTTCTTGCTTTCATCCGCCCAAGTGGCACCGAGAATCGAATTGACATCTTCAACAGTGATGAAACTGATCATGCATCACTCCATTTCTTTCCAGCCGTGCGCCTTCCAGTTCTCAACTTCATCAGGGTGAACGTTGGCGGTATTAGGAGCGCCGGGGAATGCCGGGAAATCGGTAATCATCGCCACCAGCTGCTGTTCCTGCTGTGCAGGAGTATTGGCGTCAACCTGCACGGTCGCAAGTTTTGCTGCAGCACGTTCAGCACGCTGCTCTTTGGTTAATCCGGCCATAAGCCCTCCACTAAAAAAGGGGGCGAAGCCCCCGATAATTAACCCAACAGCAGAACCGAATGCTCAGTTTTCACTGCCGCTACGCCCCAGGACAGACCAACTTCGTAGCGCACCTGACGGTATTGACGGTACAGCGCCACCTGATAAGTGATGCCTGACACCGGGTCAGTAACGTTCATGACGTCATCCGCAGTATCACCGCCCTGCGGCATTGCCGGAGTACGCGCAGCCAGCAGGAACGCGTTACGGTCGAATGCCATGTTTGCGGTATATCCACCTACGGTAGTAATCGCGGAGTTATCCGCCAGCGCCTGACGCAAGCCCGGTGCCGCCAGGGTAATAGTGGTAGCAGTAGCTGCAGCAACGAGGTATTTGTTGCTGTCCCCATCGAACGTCACAATGTCACCTGCTGCGAAAGCGCCTGTACCGGTATCAATCGCGATCAGGATGTCACCCTCAGATTTTGCGCCATTCACCAGATAATCAGCAGCGGCCGATGCTACACGTTTTTTGACGTGGGCAGATTCGTGGATGTTGAATCCCTCAAGACGACCCACGATACCCTCACGCAGCAGCGCATCGGTACCAGATTCGTTCACTTTGAACAGAACTGACTGTTTACCGCGGAGGTTAGCAATCGCAGAGGAACCAAGGACCATCTGCAAATCGGTAGTCGGGGAGCCGTTATCGGACAATACCTGACGGGCATTTGCCGCATCAGACAGATCGCCAGCAATCCCGAATGGAGCAGTACCAGCCGTACCGACAGCGCGGGAGGAAGAGAAATACAAAGCCGCGATATCCGAGTCCATCTCATTTGCCAGTGCACGGAACGCTTGCTTGAACTGATCCGCCAGGATGGTGTTGTATGTCCCTGCGGGCCCCAGCGCTAGTTGTTCTTCACCGTTCCATTTGACCGGGGCCATTTTGGATTTGGTGATTTTGACATCAACGGTACCGATCGTCTGGTCGCCGTCATTTGGCGCAGTGGCCCCCGGGGTAATATCAACAGTGGTTGCCGGTGGCGCAACCGGCGCAGTAACAGTCTGGTCCTTCGCCGCAGCATCAGCTTTCGCATTGCGCGATACAGCTGGGATAAAACCGACCTGTTCGCGAGATACGGTATCCAGAGCCGTGAAGATAGTCGGGATCAACCCGGTAAGCGTATTAGCCATGTGTATGGATTCCTTGGAGATTAAAATATAGGGTTGGTTGAGCTATCCAGCTCCGGCACCAGCTGCCATCCGGCGGCTGGCAAAGAATTAATCGACGATGGTGATACCGTCTTTGAGAGTTGATTGCTGATCTGTCGGGCTCAAACTGGTAAACGCATCGCGTTTCATCGTTTTCTGCCCGAGTGAATGCTGAGACTGGCGAGAGCCGCCGCCCTGGTTGCCGCTGGCCTTCAGAATGTGGTCTTTCTGTGGGTACTGCTCCACCAGAAACTCCAGCGCCTCATCAAAGGCTGCCAGCTCGCCCGGTTTAGAGCGGGAATAAATTTTGTTGCCAGAGCCATCATAGGCAACGACTTTGCCGTCCTCGACTTTGAAGGCCTGACCGAACCGCGCCTGAAGCATATCTGCCGGAATTGCCACTTTATCTGCGATGAATTTCGAGCCAGAGAACCGGCCGCCTATCATTTCCTGATAGAGCTGGCCTTCTAGGGTCGTCGCACGCTGTGTAGCTTCATCAAGCTGCGCCTGGAAGGATTTGGTGATATCCGCTTTAACCTGATCAACGGCGCCTGCATCGATCAGTTTTTTCTGGTCGATTTTAGTCATCATCTCCAGTGCTTCGAGTGCCTTCGCCGGATCACCGATTTTGGCAAACTTAGCCAGACTGGCTTCAGCTGCTTCTTTGGCTTCACGATGAGATTTTGCCTCGCCATTCAGAGAGGAGATTTTCCCAACGGCCTGCACAGCATCAAAACCAACTTCCTGGCCGTCATCGTGGACGTAGACGGGTAAACCGCTGGCATCGACTTCTGCATAGCTTTTGCCGTTAACTTCGACTGTTTTCAGTTTCATGTGGTTACCTTTTCGGGGTCATCCGACCGTTGCACCGCTCACCATCCGGATCACGGCAATAAAAAAAGGCCGCCCGGAGGCAGCCTGATTGAAGACTTAAATAGCTTTAAAGTCTGGCGTTGCTGAACGCCTGAGCATCCAGGTTACGCAGTTGCTCCAGAGTCAGCCATTCGCCCTTGTCGTTGTAGAAATCATCGGGCGACATGCCGCCGTCACGAATCAGCCGGGCCCGGGTTACTCCAACGATCTGGGACTGTCGCGTGAACGACTGGCGCGAGAACCAGCCCTGATAATCGGTATCCGATGACACCTGCCCGTCCATGCTGGCACGTGAGCTATCGGATATTTGCCCTACAGCAATACCGAGCTCATCAGACGATTTCAGGATGTAGGTTTCGACGCTGCGACAGCAGAAATGGATTTTCCCAGGGCCCTGCAGATACGGCATCTTATGGCCGATCGGCTTGTTATCAAGTGTGTACTTGAGGTGGTCGCGAATCCGGCAGTCTTTTGATGTACGGTTATCCAAAGTGGATAACCACTGCTTACCCTTCAAAAGGTCATCGTTCGCATCTGCAAAGGTTTTCCTGCCCGTCGAAGCAAGATGCCCTACAGCCGTTTTTGCGATACTACCAGCATTGGTGCGGCTCATCTGCAGCGCGCCATCCTGATAGCCACGGTTAGCATGACCCCGGACCTTTCTGGCGATTTGCTCATGGGTATCGCCCAGGAGAAAACCCTGCCGCACTGTATTGGATATTCTAGCCATCCTGTCAGCTTCAAGGTTATCTGCCCACTCCGAAAGCAGGCGCCCCTGAAACGGCTGAGCCATCGCCGCGGCGTAAACGGCATCCGGCGAAATGCCCACCAGTGGATGAAGCGATAGAACATCGTCGGGGATCGCAAACTGGAACAGGCTCATCTGAAAACCGGCTTCGTGCTGCGCGAGTTGCTGCAGCTCATCAGATAGTCCCGCGTACATTGACTGCACAGCCTCACGATTGAGAGCTCTGACACTAACAAGCAGCGCTTCCAGTCGCGACACGGTAAAGCTTTCAGCATCCAGGCTATCCATCGCCACCAGTAATCTGGCTGTCAGTTCCGCATCGCTGTCATTCAGGATTTTTATCATCCTGTTTGCAACGCTGGTGCTGTATCGCGCTACCCATATCGCATGGGATATCGATTCATCCTTAAGCTTGTCATTCGCCGTTGCCATTTGCACCACCCGGGTTACTCAGTCCGCCAGCAAGCGTGACCTGCTGATTCCGCAACTCGTCGATTACCTCTTCGGGCTTCGCGTCCGGATCGATAAATTTGAGGGACTGCAAAACGCGAACAGCATCGACCTGACGTATATCACCACCCTGACGGAGCGACTGAACAGCCGTTGCAGCTGCGGCATCAAACGTCTGGGCTGAAACATCCAGTTCGGTGCGTACATCGACATTGCCGCCTTCTTTCTCGCCCAGCCATTCCGCCATAATCTGCAGGATATTATCGATCGCATCCTCAAGCGAGCTTGCCATGGTGTAGAGAGGTGAATTCTCCTGCATCCGCTCTTCGTGAGTCTGGTCTAAGGATTTAGTCGATGTGTTTTCCGCGCGCAGCAATTTTGCGCCGGCCTGACGCATCTGGTTTTCCAGATCCTCAAGGGAAATCTTACCGGCTTCAATCGCAGCCCCGGTATGCTCGACATATTCCAGTCCCTGCCGCTGGCGGTCATCGAAACGAGTCGCAGAGGAAGAACCTATCGTCAATGTTTCGCCATCAGCCAGACCGTAAGCCACCAGCAACGGCACACGAGCGACATGCAAGATGTTGTCCTGTTCACTCTGACTCTGCCAGTGCTTG contains the following coding sequences:
- a CDS encoding DUF1833 family protein — protein: MTVLNRLYASSGSEVIIETLQINIGSTVHYFCQGYDDITATTENGSVITFSAAAIDIAIPARNSDGTQDLQFAISNINGEVSTAIRDALASLTNASLTYRQYVSTDLNAPASMPYTLAIKSGSWTALQAQITAGYMNVLDTAWPRFRYTLNEYPGLRYMS
- a CDS encoding membrane protein, which gives rise to MAEIFYPHDYLPMPLQEGYGFQPVSPLKRTQLTTGRARQRRAYTSTPTEATVSWFMESDVQGLTFESWYRDALSDGAAWFMMKLQTPAGIKFYKCRFTDIYQGPVLVAPIYWRYSATLELWERPLLPPPWGNYPGWIAGSSLLDIALNREWPKHDGA
- a CDS encoding phage tail length tape measure family protein; the protein is MTEQTSRLAIVIDSSGAEKQADNLATALVKMTQAGDRAASSAGKVTKATDEEKQALSELLDRIDPVNAALNKLDKQQQDLAKFKSKGMVDTDTFELYSKRIEETRNKLTGFCDDLKKTGQSAAQTAFAMRMIPAQMTDIVVGLSTGQSPFMVLMQQGGQLKDMFGGIGPAIKGVGTYVMGLVNPFTITAAAVGVLGLAYYKGAQEQDEFYKSLVLTGNQVGKTSGQLADMAARAGAVADSTTGKAASTLNHLVSSGKVAGDSLERVTTAVIKISDATGIATEKFVSDFNDIAADPVAAITKLNDQYHFLTLATYNQIKALQDEGNQQEAARVATDAYANTMQQRANDIHHNLGLLESAWDSLGKAAKGAWDAMLNIGREQTLQDKLSTLNENIAEAQKGQAEGGFWNGLNARFSNLPEMLKQRDAIQSQITAEDTLNDILSDHDKAEQKRIKTQQEADRVNLQYLSNADKRNKAIKQQSEFLKAGAITADQYAKNVSRINEMYKDPKAPKIAKTPQGKAYAEDAATRLLDQIHQQTAAMQSQLDASDKLNSATQARVKFEQQIADLKSKTQLTADQKSILSRSDEILQAYKQQEALQSSVKTLDDYRKMQEQIAPKELRQNETLQKRLEILQKMVELKKLTPEAAGKQASDLIGKSVLPDSVISGVNKAGGTLTSGATNSDLSGQGLNMIGLQIDPQLEVIEKLKQAQTDYASWLNQQQQAITQSTLLNEQQKQQQLLALQQQGQQNQQALSTAVYAAQMQSAQNSFSSITDSMGAMFGEQSVMYKAAFVTQKAFALAQAAVQLPMAMAQALSSQPFPYNLAAMATVAGLMATITSSISSAAAVGFASGGYTGSGGKYQPAGIVHKGEYVFDQESTNRIGVSQLEALRNGKPLDATLGRSGFGTGVQNVSNSQQTTIIRPTVTVPPITINGNPSDATVLLVQQATREGAKQGYQQVANDLAKGVGQVHKALTGGYNTGRRTG
- a CDS encoding lipoprotein, which codes for MKKLMMVIAGMFIISGCATKQYPQAPSVTSEESAALDCAAIKQEIAKTHSIQNEIETTGQFDGRTVLGALGDFGIGNGMAKSEARKKAQARLQQLESLKTVKCSDSKVSG
- a CDS encoding phage tail tube protein — translated: MSSGAKVVTAFIRETTPGETPSAGVWNLLRRSSFGLMPTQNTNDNDEIGGDRMAQGVSRGTIDVGGDVGTKFRWNQHDDFLASCFGADWLDNVLTMGNNRITFSVSSYADDVGIAQIARGCQVATFQIEIPNDGDITATITFAGLDWETKADDTSYFTNPVDGAGALRYSFKEVTGLSLNGVAGGAGFCVDTFNIQFDNNMQTQRCIGTGSAFAGANIPTTFTPSGQITLSWSKAAWEIYKKTFTGETVPFTFTLENAEGAYTFSFPEVQISGDWPDAGNTDIVQVQLDITAANTPPSLTRAPKVPATAISVAPATSNGAVGSTVTLTATLTPADSTDIVQWTSSDPAIASVVSTGQKTAKVTRNAAGNATITGKARTFTATSEITVTAP
- a CDS encoding phage tail terminator-like protein; translated protein: MTLTEIRNVVIRRMTTQTAIAQDAVDYPNGPVFDPSGRKIWARLTDIPGQAGANEIGAGPTVHRTGVLIIQLFVPVGSGTLQLTQAADKLTQLFEFQDDGALSYFAVSAIPAGETDGWSQLNLQIPYRAL